Sequence from the Sphingobacteriaceae bacterium GW460-11-11-14-LB5 genome:
TTAAAAGCCCTGAGTTGCTTATTTACATCTGATTGAATGGCGGTTACTTTACTTACGTCGAATTTATTCAATTCTACATTTTGTTTTAGCGTTTCAACAGCCAAACCCGAACTATCAACACTGGTAACGCTTGCAGCACCATTCGCCAGGCTATTCAGGCTAAAACCACCACTGTAACTAAAACAGTCTAAAACTTTTTTACCTTTTGTATAACTGGCCAGAATATGTCTGTTATCGCGCTGATCGCAGTAGAATCCCGATTTTTGTCCTTCGGCAATATTGATGTTATAGGTAATTCCATTCTCTTTTACGGCTAAAAATTCTGGTGGATTTTCGCCCCAAATTAATCCGTTATCAATAGGTAAACCTTCATGGGTACGTGCGGTTGCATCACTTTTATCGAAGATCCCTTTCGGTTTTAGTTCTGCTTTTAAAATTTCTACAATCTCCGTTTTAACTTTTTCGATTCCTGAACTTAAAATTTGAAGAGAAAGAAAATCAGCATATTGATCAACAATTAATCCCGGCAGGAAGTCAGCCTCGCTAAAAACCAGCCGGCAGGTATTGGTCTGCTCGCTTAAAATAAACTGACGC
This genomic interval carries:
- a CDS encoding RlmI/RlmK family 23S rRNA methyltransferase, with translation MVEITLKKGKEKAALQRHPWVFSGALEKVKGKPEDGDVVKVFAFDHEFLAYGYYNSNSRVAVRLLEWDETQTIDNSWYQNRLKQAIASRQFILSEQTNTCRLVFSEADFLPGLIVDQYADFLSLQILSSGIEKVKTEIVEILKAELKPKGIFDKSDATARTHEGLPIDNGLIWGENPPEFLAVKENGITYNINIAEGQKSGFYCDQRDNRHILASYTKGKKVLDCFSYSGGFSLNSLANGAASVTSVDSSGLAVETLKQNVELNKFDVSKVTAIQSDVNKQLRAFKESGELFDVIVLDPPKYAPSRSALDRAARAYKDLNRLGMLLLEKGGLLATFSCSGAVDIETFKQIIAWAALDAGKEVQIIKQFCQPEDHPVRISFPEGEYLKGLLLRVL